TGATGTCGCCCCCGTAACACTTGGCGGTGACATCCTTGCGAAAGGCCTTTACCGTCTCCCGCGCAATTATTTTTCCGCCGATGGCCGCCTGGATGGCCACCTGGAATTGCTGGCGAGGAATGACCTCCTTCAATTTGGCCGCCAGCGCGCGCCCGCGGCTTTCGGCCTTGGAACGATGCACAATGCAGGAAAAGGCATCCACCGGCTCGCCATTCACCAGGATGTCCAGCTTGATCATATCCGCCGCGCGCGGTTCGATGAATTCGTAATCCATTGAACCGTAGCCGCGGGTGATGCTTTTAATGCGGTCATGGAAATCGATCAGGATTTCATTGAGCGGCAGCTCGGCCGTCAACATCACGCGGCGTGGATCAATGGTTTCCGTATGTTTAACCTCCCCGCGGCGGTCGGCAATGAGCAGCATCAAATCGCCGATATACTCATTGGGACAAATTAAAAACGCCCGCACCATGGGCTCCTCGATGGTCTGGATATGATTAGGCTCGGGCAGAAAAACAGGGTTGTCAATTTCCTTCACTGTTCCATCGGTCAGGGTGACGCGGTACACCACCGAAGGGTACGTGGCGATGATGTCCATGTCGTATTCACGGCGCAGCCGCTCCTGCACAATCTCCATGTGGAGCAAGCCCAGGAAGCCACATCGGAAGCCAAAGCCCAGCGCCACCGAACTTTCCGGCTGATAAACAAAGGCCGGGTCATTTAATTGCAGCTTGCCCAGATTTGCCTTCAAGTGTTCGTAATCGGCGGTGTTGATTGGATAAATGCCGCTGAACACCATCGGATGCACCTCCTTGAAACCGGGCAGGGCCGGCGAGGGGTGCCGGGCATCGGTGAGGGTGTCGCCCATTTTCACCTCGGACGGGCTTTTAATGTTGGCCGTGATGTACCCTACCTCGCCCATGGTCAAGGCCTCGCGGATGTAGGGTTTGGGATTGAAGCTCCCCACTTCCTTCACCTCGACGGTCTTTCCCGAGTGCAGGAGCTTGACCAGCATGCCGGGACGCAGTTCGCCATTGAAAACGCGGACATACGTGATGACGCCCTTGTAGGTGTCAAACTTGGAATCAAACATGAGCGCCTGCAAGGACGGCGCAGGTGTGGGCTGGGGCGGCGGAATGCGGGCCACCACGGCCTCCAGGATGTCATCAATGCCGATGCCGGCCTTGGCGCTGGCCAGGATGGCCTGATCCGCCGGGATGGCCAGAATGTCTTCCAGTTGTTTTTTTACTTCCTCGATGTTGGCATGAGGCAAATCAATTTTGTTGATGACCGGGATGATGGTGAGGTTTTGTTTCATGGCCATGTGGACGTTCGCCACGGTCTGCGCCTCCACCCCCTGGGCGGCGTCCACGATCAACAAGGCCCCCTCACAAGCGCTCAAGCTGCGCGATACCTCGTATGAAAAGTCCACGTGTCCCGGCGTGTCGATAAGATTCAGCTCGTAGGTCTCCCCATTGTGCGCCTGGTAGTACATGGTCACTGGATGCGCCTTGATGGTGATGCCGCGCTCCTGTTCCAGATCCATGGCATCCAGCAGTTGATCACGCATTTCCCGCTCGGAAACCGTGCCGGTGCGCGCCAGCAAACGATCGGAAAGCGTGGTTTTCCCATGATCAATATGGGCAATAATGCAAAAATTTCTGATATGTGCTGCGTCCATCGCCTGTCAAACGTCCCAAAACGGCCCAAAGGTTAAACGCTGAATCTCCATCCGGCAACGGCAATCTGGTCTGGATTTGTCGGGGTTACGGCAGCGGCCCGTGTCACTGGCCGCCCAACTCTGGGAAAATCTGGCTCAGCGAAGGGATCAACACCCATCGCCCTCCCACATGATAAAAATCGCCCTCCAAAAAGCGATCCCCGCCCCGCCGGCGCACCTCGAGCTGGTACACGGGTATATCTGGCGCGATTATGCGCCGGGCCTTGGCCGCCGCCGCGGCCGCCGAGGGCGGGCGCGGTTCCAATCTCAGGTATTCCCCTGCCCGGCTCCCGCCCCGCATGAGGTTCAAAAAGTTTTGGCGGTCTTCATCATTGCGATTGGCGGCGCCCCAGGCCATCACTTCATCCCGGTGGATCCGATCCACCTTTTCCCAAACTTGCGAGGCCCCCCGCACGAAAATGCGGTTGATTTCCTGTTGCGTGGGCAGCCGTTCCAACATCACCTTTTTCAAGTCGGCAAAAGAGGTGGTGGCCAGTTTTTCCTGGTATTTCCGGTAGTGTTCCATCAGCGACCGCTCAAGTGGCGTTACCGTGGGTTCCGGGGGTAGTGCCCCCCCTGCCCCGCGCAACAACGAAGCAATTTCCTGATGCCCCTCAAACATCGCCAAGGCCAGCGGCGTGTCCCCTTCGCGGGTGACCAGATTAGGATTCGCCCTGGCGGCCAATAAAGCCTGCACCAGCGGACGGTTGCCGCGCAGCACGGCATGGTGCAGGGCGCTGAAGCCGCCGCCGGTCTCCTGGGCATTGATGTCCAACCCCGTGGAAATCAAGAGCTCGGCCACGCCGTCCGGTTCAGGCACTGCTGCTGCCAGAATCAAGGCTGTATTGCCAAAGCGATCGCGGGCGCGGGGATCCGCGCCAGCGGCCAGCAGCAGCTTGACCATGTCCCCCATCTTTCCCGCCGCGGCGGCAAGCAACAAGGGCGTGGCGCCAATGGACGTCCGCAGATTCACATCCGCCTTATTGGAGATTAAGAGACTGGCCATGGCCAGATCGTTGCGCTGCACTGCAATGTGCAATGGGGCCACTCCCCCATGGCCCTGGGCGTTGATTCTGGCGCCAGCATTTAACAAAACTTGTGCGGCCTGCACCGTGCCCACTTCAGCAGCGTGATGCAGGGCAGTCCATTGGTTGGTGTCCGTGGCCTCCACCGCCGCCGTATTGGTGGTTAATATGGCTCCCAGAGCCGCCAAGTCGTTGCTACGGACCGCCATGATGATGGCAGGATAACGAGGCGGCGGCGGCACAACGGTATCGCGCGGCATCAGGTTGGTGGCTGCAAGCGACGGACGACGGACTGGCGTAGTGGCGGCAGGCTTTTGCACATCCATGATGCCCCCATGTTTGCGCAACAATTCAGCGACGGCCTTCCGGCCAAAGCCCTGAGCCAGGTAAAGAGGGGTTATGCCGCTGTTGGAGCGGGCGTTTACCTCGGCCCCGGCTTCGAGCAGGAAGGCAGCTACCTCCAATTGACCAGCCGCCGCGGCGTAGTGCAGCGGGGTTTTTTGCTCGCGATCCCGGTCATGCACCAGGGCCGGGTTGGCGGCCACCAACGCCCGAACTCGTGCCAGATCGCCTTTTTCGGCGGCGGTATGGATTTCTCCTGCCGATAAATACGCCGCGCCGATTAGAAGCCAGAAAAAGCAATACAGGCGCCCAAGACTTGGTAGGAACAGAGCCATGACAGAATAATCAAGAGACAGGCCGGGGCCGCGGGGAGCGACGCAAACCGTTTTGGAACCATAGGCGCCAGACCATCCAGACGGCCTCCCATACAATTTTTCCAGACATCTTGGAGGTTCCCTGAAAGCGATCCGTGAAGATGATGGGGATTTCCGCCACTTTCAGCCCCTGACGCCAGATTTTATGGGTTACCTCGACCTGAAAACTGTAGCCATTGGAATGGATGTTTTTCCAATCCACCGACGCCAGAGCGGAGCGCCGGAAGCATTTGTACCCGCCGGTGGGATCCGTTACCGGCAAACCCGTTATCCAACGCACGTATTGCGCCGCACCCAGGCTTAGAATAAGCCGTTTCAGCGGCCAATTAATCACTCGTATGCCGTTGCTGTAACGGGAGCCAATCACCAGATCGGCCTCCTGAGCAGCCCGAACAAACTCAGGAATGGCCGCTGGATCGTGCGAAAAGTCGCCGTCCATTTGAATAACATACGCGTAGCCCCGGGCCAGAGCCCACTCAAAGCCGGCACAATAAGCCCGGCCCAGGCCGTTCTTTTCGCGCCGGTGCAGGACGTGCACCTGTGGGTGCTTGCGGGCCAGTTCATCAGCAAGCTCGCCCGTGCCATCAGGAGAATTGTCGTCCACCACCAGCACATCCACCGGGATGGGGAGTCCCAAAAGCCGGGCAATAAGCGGGGGTAAATTGTCCCGCTCATTGTACGTTGGCACCACCACCAGCACCTCGGCAGCCATAAAAGCGTTCGTTGGCCAGATGAATTACCATGCATGCCGCAGAACTCAAGCCGGGAATGAGGGGATGGCCTTGGGGACATCAAATCATTTGATTTTTGCCCCTTCCTGACCCACTCTTGTGCGCGTGACGCGACCGTTGGTCATTCTGGTTTATGAGCGCATCCTGCCCGGCAGCCAGCTTTTGAACCGGTTCCAGGACATGGGATATCGCGTCCTCGCTTTGAACGACCCCGCTGGTTTGGTGGAAACGGCGCGCCGGGAAGGCCCCCTGCTGGCGGTGGTGGACATGCCGTTTTCCCAGGCTGACGCCGCCCGGGCCATTGCCGAGCTGCGTTCCTCCCCGGATACCCAACATGTGCCGGTCATTGCCATCGTGCCCGCCCTCGACAAGGAAATGGAGCAAAAAGCGGTAGCCAGCCAGGCCACTTTGGTGGCCCATGACAATGCCATCTTGAATCATCTGGATCGCTTTTTACAACAAGCCCTGCAACTGGATTGAAACAGAGTTGATCTTCACCCTAGCGCCCATGGCTTCTTTCGCATGAATCTGCCCAGTGTTGCCTTAAAACAAGGAATCCACGTCATGCATCTTTTCTACCGGGTGGACCGCTGGAAGTGGCTGCAACTGCCCGCTGGCGAATCCACCGGCCGCCGCGAGCGTTTGGCCACCCTATGCCAGGCCAATAGCGCCGCCTGTCAGCCACGGCTCACCTGTTACGCCAACGTGGGCGGCAAAGCGGACCTAGCCTTTTTGCTGCAACACGCCACACTTGACGGCATTGCCCGCCTCCACCGGGATCTCGAGGCTTGTTTCCCTCCCGGGGTGTTGCAGCCGGTGTTCAGCTACCTGAGCGTCACTGAATTGACTGAATACATGCCGACCCTTGAGGAGGCCAAACAGCGCTTGCAACGCCAGGAAAACCTGACGCCCGGCACGCCGGAGTATGAAACGCGACTGGCCGAGGAAACCAAGCGGGTGGAGGAATACATGCACTACCGCCTTTACCCGGAACTGCCCAATTGGGAGGTCATGGGGTTTTACCCCATGAATAAGCGCCGGATGTCCGGCGATAATTGGTATCTCCTGAATTTTGAGCAGCGCAAACTGCTCATGGGCGGTCACGCGCGCACCGGCCGCAAATACGCGGGGCGCGTCGTGCAAATGATCACCGGCTCCACCGGCCTGGATGACTGGGAATGGGGGGTGACGCTCGTGGCCCGGCAGGCGGATACCATCAAAGAAATCGTGTACGAGATGCGGTTCGACGAGGTGAGCGCCCGCTATGCGGATTTTGGACCTTTTTACATCAATTTGCGCCTTGCTCCCGAGGCCCTCTGGGAACATCTGCGCCTGCCCCAGGCCTAGAAGTGACCAATCAGCCCCTCTGCCGCTTTGAAAACCGGCTGGTTTTCACCTCAATCCAACACGGGCAGGCAGGGCGAAGAAGCAGGCCAAATGGTCGGAGCGGCCGGATTTGAACCGGCGACCTCTTGGTCCCAAACCAAGCGCTCTACCAAGCTAAGCTACGCTCCGACACGCGGCGGAATACTTGCGCGAGCAGGCCGTCAATGCAATCACGAAGTGCAGCCCATGGCGCCATGGCCCCCTGCCCTGCCCCCTTGGGAATGCGGCTTTACGGAGGGGCATTTCATGCTACACTAGCTTCGTATGGCGGCGGAACCCACAGTCACGACCCCCAAAATCAACCTGCGCCGTCCGGACATCATGGCCGAGGTGCAGGCGCAAGTGGTCTCGCATTATCGCAGCGAGCTGGTGGAATATTTGCGGGCGCACGGCCACGAGTTGCGCGCCGGCAATTTGTGCATCAAACTGGCCAAGGAATTCGGTTTCTGCTACGGCGTGGAACGGGCGATTGATTTGGCCTACGCGGCCCGGAAAAGTTTTCCGCCCGAAACCCCCATCTACCTCCTGGGCGAAATCATTCATAACCCGGAGGTCAACGACCAGATTCGCCACATGGGTATTCGCACCATTTCGAGCCGGCCAACCCCCGAGGAACTGGCTCTGTTAAAAGCCGGTGATGTGGTGATCATTCCCGCTTTTGGCACCGAAGTGCGGACCCGCCAGATTTTGCAGGAAAAAGGATGTGTGTTTGTGGACACCACCTGCGGCGACGTGATGAGCGTTTGGAAACGGGTGCGCCAATACGCCCGGGATCAGGTTACCAGCATCATTCACGGCAAAGCCCGCCACGAGGAAACCAAGGCCACCACCTCCCAGGCCACCGCCAGCGGCCAGGGCCATTATCTGGTGGTGTACAACCTGGAGGAAACCGATTACGTCTGCCGTTACATCCTGCAGGGCGGCAACAAGCAGGAGTTCCTGGAAAAGTTCAAAGGAGCCTACTCGCCTGGCTTTGACCCCGATGTGCATCTTCAGGCCGTCGGCGTGGCCAACCAGACCACCATGCTGCGCAACGAGACCGAAGAAGTGCAACGCCGCTTCAAAGCGGCCATGGAACAAAAATACGGCCCGGAAAACCTGGCGGCTCATTTCCGTTATTTTGACACGATATGCGGCGCCACCCAGGACCGCCAGGATGCCCTGCAAAAATTGCTGAAAGAGCCGCTGGATTTGTTGATTGTCATTGGTGGCTATAATTCCTCCAACACCTCCCACCTGGCGGAAATGGGCGAGGCGGTCCTGCCGACCTATTTCATCAAAAACGCCGCCAAAATGGTTTCGCCCCGCCTCATTACCCACTGGAATCAACACCTGCATCGGGAAGTGGAAACCCGGGACTGGCTTCCCGATGGCCCCGCCACCATTGGAATCACAGCAGGAGCCTCCTGCCCCAATAATTTGATCGAGGATGTCATTTCCCGCTTGTTGGAATTTCGCGGCCTAAGTGCCAAAGACGTGGTCGGCGCCCCCTTGAAAACCGGGACGCCAGGCTGACCCCTGGAAGCGTCCCATGAATGCGCTGCGCACGCGTGAGCAATTGGAGGCGCTGGAACGGCTGACACTCGCCCCCTACGCCCAGCTTAGCGCCCAAACCCGTGGCCGCCGCCACGCGGAGCCGCCGCCGGAGTGGCGCACCCATTTTCAGCGTGATCGGGACAGGGTCATTCACAGCCGCGCCTTTCGCCGCCTGGAGGGCAAGACCCAGGTTTTCCTGAATGGTACAGGGGATCATTTGCGCACCCGCCTCACCCATACCATGGAAGTGGCCGCCATTGCCCGGAACATTGCCCGCGCCCTGCGACTCAATGAAGACCTGGCGGAAACCATTGCGCTGGCCCATGACCTTGGACATCCCCCTTTTGGTCACAAGGGGGAAACGGTGCTCAACCGCCTGATGCGCGAGCACGGAGGTTTCGAGCACAACCGCCAAAGCCTGCGCATTGTGGAGGAATTGGAGCAGAAATACCCGCAGTTTCCCGGCCTGAATTTGACTTGGGAAGTGCGGGAGGGTCTGGTCTGCCATTCCCCCGAAAAGGCCGATGCCCGGGACGCCGCTGAATTCTCCTCCGGTTGGGGCAGCCTGGAAGCGCAGGCGGCCAATCTCGCGGACGAAATCGCCTATTACAGCCACGACCTGGACGACGGCCTGGAGAGCGGCTTGTTGGAGGAGCGCACCTTGTTGCGCGAGGTGGAGTTATTTGCCCTGGCCACCCGCCAGGTGGAACGCGCCCACGGGCATCTGGCCGATGAGTGCCGCCGCTTTTTCATCATCCGATGTGTGATTGACCTGCAGGTGCGGGATGTCGTCACCACCTCCGCCCGGCGCATTGCCGAGGCGCGGCTGCAATCCGCCGATGACGCCCGCGCCAGCCGGCATCCCTTGATTTGTTACAGCAAGGAGAGGCACCGCCAGAATCGTGAGCTGCGGCGTTATTTGTATCGCAATCTTTATTACAATCCAGTGGTGCACCAGCCGAATCGGCGGGCCGTCAAAATGCTGGCCGAGTTGTTCCGCTATTATCTGGCGCATCCGCAGGAAATCGGCGAGCAAAGCCGCAAACGTGCCGGGGTGGATGGCTGGCCGAGAGCCATCTGCGACTACCTGAGCGGCATGACGGATCGCTATGCCTTGCTGGATTACGAGCATCGTTTGCGCGGAGGCCCGGCGCCGCCGGGGGAGCGGGTTTGAGCTTGCACCCGCGGCAGACACTTTTACATTGGCTGTATGCAACTGGAACAATATCTGCCGGTGCTGATGCTCCTGCTGCTGGCGGTGGCCTTCACCGCATTCATGCTGATTGGCTCGGTGGTGGTGGGCCGTCTGGCCAACCGCTACCGTCTGCATCGTGCCCGCAGCAAAGACCTGCCGTATGAATGCGGCATGATCCCGGTCAGCGGACAGAGCACCCGCCTGACGATCAAGTTCTATCTCGTGGCGCTGCTGTTCATCCTTTTTGATATTGAGGTGGTATTTCTTTATCCCTGGGCGGTGGTGTACCGGGACATGTTACAGGATGCCGCCACCCGCAATCTAATTCTGGCCGCCATGCTGCCTTTCCTCGGGCTTCTGTTTTTCGGATTCCTGTACGAGGTGAAAAAAGGCGGTTTCAACTGGCGGGAATAGGCCGTGAGGCGGGTTTCCAACACCGCAGATTATTGCAAATCATCCATACCGCACCAAGGTTTTTCCAACCCGGCAACAACCATGAGCACCTCCATCAAGTTTGGCACATCCGGCTGGCGCGGTTTGATTGCCCGCGATTTTACCTTTGACAACGTTTATCTGGCCTCCCAGGGCATTGCGGATTATCTGTCCGCCGAGCGGGAGAACACCAATTCTATTCTGGCGGGCCGCAAACCTCAGTTGGTCATCGGCTATGATACCCGCTTTTTGGGGCGTGATTTTGCGCTCGCTGTGGCTGAGGTGCTGGCGGCCAACGGCCTGACTCCCTTGCTTTGCGATCGTGATACCCCTACCCCGGTCATCGCCCATACCATCCGTCGTCGCAAACTCTTGGGCGGCATCAACCTGACGGCCAGTCACAATCCCGCGGAGTATCAGGGGCTCAAATTCTCCAACTTCAAGGGTGCGCCTGCCCCACCAGAAACCACCCGCCAAATCGAGGACGCCATTGTGCGCCGGCAGAAGGAGGGCTGGTCGTTCAAACCGGCCCCCCTTGGCAGCTTTCAATGCAAGTCCATCAATCCGCAGCCCGATTATTTCGAGCAGATTCGCCGCCTGATTGATTTTCAGGCCTTGCGCAAGGCCAGGCTCAAGGTGGCCGTCGAGTTGCGGTATGGCACGGGCCACGGTTATCTGGACACGCTGTTAAAGGAGGCAGGCGCCGAAGTCACTGTTTTCCATGATGAACAGAATCCTCTTTTTGGCGGGCATCATCCGGAAGCCGATGCCGCCGGCATGGCCGAGGTCAGCGCCTTTGTGCGCCGCGGGAGGGCGCAACTGGGTCTGGGATTGGATGGGGACGCTGATCGGTTTGGTATCGTGGACAAAACCGGCCAATGGCTGACCCCCAACCAGGTTCTGGCCCTGGCGCTTTACCATTTGAAGAAAAACCGCGGATGGGAAGGCGCGGTGGTGCGCACAGTGCCCACCAGCCACCAGGTGGATGCCGTGGCGCAATGGCTGGAAGTCAAATTGCATGAAACGCCTGTCGGCTTTAAATACATCGGCGCCCTTATGGAGAGCGAGCCGATCATCGTCGGTGGCGAAGAATCTGGCGGCCTGAGCGTCAAGGGGCATGTGCCGGAAAAGGATGGCATTCTGGCCTGTCTGCTGATGGCCGAGCTGGTGGCGGTGGAGGGGCGGAGTCTTGGCCAGATATTGAAAATGTTTGACCGCCAGTTTGGTGAATTTCACACCACCCGTATCAACATCCGCATCCAACCCGAAGCCCGGGAGGCCCTGCTGAAAAAATTGGGGTCAGGCTTGGAGAAAATCGGCACCAGCCGCGTGGAAAAAGTCATCACCCTGGACGGTTACAAGTTCCTTCTGCCCGAGGGTGAATGGGTGGCGTTTCGTCCCAGCGGCACGGAGCCGCTTTTCCGTTGTTACATCGAGGCTCGCAGTGCGGCACGCCAGAAGCGGCTCGAATCCGCCTGCCGGGCCTTGCTCAAGCTTTAGCGGACGCCGGCTGCGGCCGGCCCGATTTCCAAAGCCCCACCGCCAGCAATACGAAGGGAATCAGCGAGAGCAAGTCAGATAGTGGCCCGGCAAAGAACGGGTTATGAGCCTCCGCCCATTGCGTAATGGCCTGCTCTACGCGGTCGAAAAAGCCGGCATAAAAGGCAATTAAAGTGCCGGCGATGGCCCCGCCGGCAATATAACCTGAAGCCATCAGAACACCCGGACTTTTATCGCTCTCAGCCGCCAGTTCCGCCTCAGAAAGGTTGGCTTCGCGTAAGCGCGCCCGCATCCGCCGGTCCACCAGCCAGCGCACCACCCCCCCCGCCAGAATGGGAGCAGAGGACGAAATGGGCAAATACACCCCCACCGCAAAGGCCAGCGATGGCACGCCGGCCATTTCCAAGATTAAAGCGATCATCACCCCAAATAGAACCAAGGCCCATGGCAGTTGGCGATCCAAAATGCCCTTGATGATGTAGGACATAAGCACCGCCTTGGGCGCGTCAAATTTCCGTACTTCCGTACCGTCGGGCCGCTTGGTGTAATGGCCGTTGACCCCGGGATCCACAAGATACACCACCTCGCCTTGCTCATTGACCAAGTACTTACCCGGCGGGCCGTTGGTGGCGTCGGTCTTGTGCCAAACATAGTAAGTCCGCGAATCCTCGCGAGCCTGGGGCCCACGCAAGGCCTCCCGGTCTTGCAAACGGCTGATTTCCGTGCGCAGACCGGGCACCACTTCCGCCGCTGGCACATATACTGTAGCCGCCTCGTTGAGTTTGAGCAGGATGGGCCCCAAGGCGAGCGCAGACACCAGGGCCCCCACTAAAATGGCAATCTGTTGATATTTGGGCGTGGCCCCCACCAAAAAGCCGGTTTTCAAGTCCTGCGAGGTGGTGCCACCGTTGGAGGCAGCGATGCAGACAATGGCGCCCACGGACAGGGCGGTGACGAAATAGGTGCCGCCGGTCCACCCCATCAACAAAAAGATCAAGCACGTCAGCAACAGCGTGGCCACGGTCATCCCCGAAATGGGATTGGAGGAAGAACCAATCTCGCCGGTCAGCCGTGAAGAAACCGTAACGAAGAGAAAACCAAACACCACGATGAGCAGCGCGCCCAACAGATTCATGTGCAGGGAGGGCGAAAAGAGAATGGCCAGAATCAAAACCACGATGCCGCCCAGCACAAAGTGCATGGACAAATCTTGCTCGGTCCGGGGCAAGGCGCCCGAGGCCCCCCCAGCGGCTTGCAAATCGGCCAGACCACTTTTCAAACCATGCCACAACATGGGCAGAGAACGGATCAAACTGATGATCCCACCTGCCGCCACCGCCCCGGCCCCGATATAGAGAATGTAGTCCTGCCGCACCTGGGTTGGGGTCATCTGGCTGATTGGAATTTTACCGGGCGCCAGCGGTCCGGCCAGTCCATCGCCAAAGAACTTGATCAGGGGAATGAGCAGCAAATACGACAACATTCCGCCAGCGCACAGCACCGCGGCAATGCGCGGGCCAATGACGTAGCCCACTCCCAGTAATTCCGGCGAAACCTCCACCCCCAAAGAGCCCCCCTTGAAGGCTCCGCCAAATACCACGCCAGGAATGTCTTTCCATCCTTTTAACGCCAACATCACCGTCTTGTACACCAGCCCGATGCCAAAGCCGGTGAAGATGGTATGCGCGCTGAGTGTGGCTTGGGCGTTGGTCTCCTGCCCGGCCGCGGATGCGGCCTGCCGGGATTCCTCGGAGGCACCGGCTTTGAGTACTTCTGCGCACGCCGTGCCTTCAGGATATTTCAGCCGCCCATGCTGTTGCACAATGAGCGCCCGGCGTAGAGGAATCATCATCAGGATGCCCAACAGGCCGCCCAGAACGGCCACCAGCATCACCCGGCCGATCTCCAGATCGAAACCTAATATCATAATGGCCGGCATCGTCACCCCCAGACCAAACGCGATGGACTCACCCGCCGAGCCGCCCGTCTGGATGATGTTGTGCTCCAGTATCGTGGCGTCGCGTCCTCCGGCCCTGGCATACAGGCGGTATAGGGCGATGGAAACCACGGCCACAGGAATGGATGCGCTCACCGTCAACCCCACCTTCAGCACCAAGTAAAGCGAAGAGGCTCCAAACAACAATCCCAACACGGCTCCGGTAATGACCGCGCGCAGCGTCAGTTCTGGCAGGCGGGCTTCGGGCGGAAGATAAGGGGAAAAGGAGGGGGAGACGCCAGTTGAGCCGTTGGAAGTGCCGGTGTTACTCATAGCGCACGGGCGCAAGCTAACGAAAACTACTGCGGCCTGCAAATGTTTCCGGCGCCCTGCCCTGCCACCGAAGGGGGCCGTCATGAACTGGATATCTTGGGGGCAAAGCAGAGGGGAAACTCCCCATTGCCACCCGCCTGCCGTCGTGTCA
This is a stretch of genomic DNA from Verrucomicrobiia bacterium. It encodes these proteins:
- a CDS encoding oligopeptide transporter, OPT family, giving the protein MSNTGTSNGSTGVSPSFSPYLPPEARLPELTLRAVITGAVLGLLFGASSLYLVLKVGLTVSASIPVAVVSIALYRLYARAGGRDATILEHNIIQTGGSAGESIAFGLGVTMPAIMILGFDLEIGRVMLVAVLGGLLGILMMIPLRRALIVQQHGRLKYPEGTACAEVLKAGASEESRQAASAAGQETNAQATLSAHTIFTGFGIGLVYKTVMLALKGWKDIPGVVFGGAFKGGSLGVEVSPELLGVGYVIGPRIAAVLCAGGMLSYLLLIPLIKFFGDGLAGPLAPGKIPISQMTPTQVRQDYILYIGAGAVAAGGIISLIRSLPMLWHGLKSGLADLQAAGGASGALPRTEQDLSMHFVLGGIVVLILAILFSPSLHMNLLGALLIVVFGFLFVTVSSRLTGEIGSSSNPISGMTVATLLLTCLIFLLMGWTGGTYFVTALSVGAIVCIAASNGGTTSQDLKTGFLVGATPKYQQIAILVGALVSALALGPILLKLNEAATVYVPAAEVVPGLRTEISRLQDREALRGPQAREDSRTYYVWHKTDATNGPPGKYLVNEQGEVVYLVDPGVNGHYTKRPDGTEVRKFDAPKAVLMSYIIKGILDRQLPWALVLFGVMIALILEMAGVPSLAFAVGVYLPISSSAPILAGGVVRWLVDRRMRARLREANLSEAELAAESDKSPGVLMASGYIAGGAIAGTLIAFYAGFFDRVEQAITQWAEAHNPFFAGPLSDLLSLIPFVLLAVGLWKSGRPQPASAKA
- a CDS encoding phosphoglucomutase/phosphomannomutase family protein produces the protein MSTSIKFGTSGWRGLIARDFTFDNVYLASQGIADYLSAERENTNSILAGRKPQLVIGYDTRFLGRDFALAVAEVLAANGLTPLLCDRDTPTPVIAHTIRRRKLLGGINLTASHNPAEYQGLKFSNFKGAPAPPETTRQIEDAIVRRQKEGWSFKPAPLGSFQCKSINPQPDYFEQIRRLIDFQALRKARLKVAVELRYGTGHGYLDTLLKEAGAEVTVFHDEQNPLFGGHHPEADAAGMAEVSAFVRRGRAQLGLGLDGDADRFGIVDKTGQWLTPNQVLALALYHLKKNRGWEGAVVRTVPTSHQVDAVAQWLEVKLHETPVGFKYIGALMESEPIIVGGEESGGLSVKGHVPEKDGILACLLMAELVAVEGRSLGQILKMFDRQFGEFHTTRINIRIQPEAREALLKKLGSGLEKIGTSRVEKVITLDGYKFLLPEGEWVAFRPSGTEPLFRCYIEARSAARQKRLESACRALLKL